A region from the Methanofollis liminatans DSM 4140 genome encodes:
- a CDS encoding ABC transporter permease, translating into MMPENLSRLAWAVWRRNLDVYLKSWRVNLLTPAFEPVLYLLALGFGVGSYISEIDGVPYVRFIAPALVAISVMNASFFECTYGSYVRMYYQKTFDAIVATPVSIEEVIAGEILWGATRSLISASLMLPVLVLFGVVALPSSLFLIPFAFAAGLLFASIAMCFTSIIPNIESINYPAFLFITPMFLFSGTFFPLDLLPAPLQALALAALPLAHVVNVCRALTLMAGWELLALGLAWIAVVTPPLFLLALRLMRRRLVV; encoded by the coding sequence ATGATGCCGGAGAACCTGAGCCGCCTTGCCTGGGCCGTCTGGCGCCGCAACCTCGACGTCTATCTCAAATCCTGGCGGGTGAACCTGCTCACCCCGGCGTTTGAGCCCGTCCTCTACCTCCTCGCCCTCGGTTTCGGAGTCGGGTCGTACATCAGCGAGATCGACGGCGTCCCGTACGTCAGGTTCATCGCCCCGGCCCTCGTCGCCATCTCGGTGATGAACGCCTCCTTCTTCGAGTGCACCTACGGGAGTTACGTGCGGATGTACTACCAGAAGACCTTCGACGCCATCGTCGCCACCCCGGTCTCGATCGAGGAGGTGATCGCCGGCGAGATCCTCTGGGGGGCGACCCGGAGCCTCATCTCCGCCTCCCTGATGCTCCCGGTGCTGGTCCTCTTCGGCGTCGTCGCCCTCCCGTCGTCCCTCTTCCTCATCCCCTTCGCCTTTGCGGCCGGCCTGCTCTTCGCCTCCATCGCGATGTGCTTCACCTCGATCATCCCGAACATCGAGTCGATCAACTACCCGGCCTTCCTCTTCATCACCCCGATGTTCCTCTTCTCCGGGACCTTCTTCCCTCTCGACCTCCTGCCCGCCCCGCTGCAGGCCCTCGCCCTTGCGGCCCTGCCCCTGGCGCACGTCGTCAACGTCTGCCGCGCCCTCACCCTGATGGCGGGGTGGGAACTCCTCGCCCTCGGGCTTGCCTGGATCGCCGTCGTCACCCCCCCGCTCTTTCTCCTGGCCCTGCGGCTGATGCGCCGGCGGCTTGTCGTCTGA
- a CDS encoding PAS domain S-box protein: MDFPEPHYSNKQKISVLYIDDEPALVEIGKLFLERGGKIAVTPATSAEEALPLLAGGAIDGVVSDLQMPGMDGIELLREVRRRYGPLPFIIFTGKGREEAVIEALNAGVDYYLQKGGAPKPQFAELENSIIQAVEKRRIARALEESEERYRTVVEDQTEMICWFDPEGVILFANEAFCRHFGVPGKEMVGRRFTPKIPVHEQGRLRRHFASLTPDHPAAHIDHQVVMPSGEVRWHGWTDRASFDPAGNLIRIQSVGRDITDYKNAEAAILASEQRLKGVIESLPDPTFAIDREGRVTLWNRQMERLTGVAAAGVIGRSDCDPQIRGQVRPVLAEIVLGRASGETRSRHTAARWEDGSLTGEITVITGDGEERVLQGRATPLRGPDGETVGAIESLRDITEIRAGERTLHEANALLEWTIDALPEIVGIMRPDRRVIRYNRAGYEALGMTPEEVAGKPCYSLIGRARPCEACATEMALKSRKPETIEKYVPELDQHLRCTSVPIIDRDGEVCLVVEQLAPVPAGEPGEGEAPDDALTGAGTS, translated from the coding sequence ATGGATTTCCCGGAGCCCCATTATTCCAATAAACAAAAAATATCTGTTCTTTATATTGACGACGAACCCGCACTCGTCGAAATTGGAAAATTATTCCTTGAACGGGGAGGAAAGATCGCCGTGACCCCGGCCACCTCCGCAGAGGAGGCGCTCCCGCTGCTGGCCGGCGGGGCCATCGACGGTGTGGTCTCTGACCTGCAGATGCCGGGCATGGACGGGATCGAACTCCTGCGGGAGGTAAGGAGACGCTACGGCCCCCTCCCTTTCATCATCTTCACCGGAAAAGGGCGCGAGGAGGCGGTGATCGAGGCGCTGAACGCCGGGGTGGACTATTACCTCCAGAAGGGCGGGGCGCCGAAGCCGCAATTTGCCGAACTGGAAAACAGCATCATCCAGGCGGTCGAGAAGAGACGGATCGCCCGGGCCCTGGAGGAGAGCGAGGAGCGGTATCGCACCGTCGTCGAGGACCAGACCGAGATGATCTGCTGGTTCGATCCAGAAGGCGTGATCCTGTTTGCAAACGAGGCATTCTGCAGGCACTTCGGGGTGCCGGGGAAGGAGATGGTGGGGCGCCGCTTCACCCCAAAAATTCCGGTCCACGAGCAGGGGCGTCTCCGCCGCCACTTCGCCTCCCTCACCCCCGACCATCCGGCCGCCCACATCGACCACCAGGTCGTCATGCCCTCGGGCGAGGTGCGCTGGCACGGCTGGACCGACCGCGCCTCATTCGACCCCGCGGGGAACCTGATCAGGATCCAGTCGGTCGGCAGGGACATCACCGACTATAAAAATGCGGAAGCAGCGATCCTCGCATCAGAACAGCGCCTCAAAGGCGTGATCGAGTCGCTCCCCGACCCGACCTTCGCGATCGATAGGGAGGGGCGGGTGACGCTCTGGAACCGCCAGATGGAGCGGCTGACCGGGGTGGCGGCCGCCGGCGTGATCGGGCGGTCTGACTGCGACCCCCAGATCAGGGGCCAGGTCCGCCCGGTGCTCGCCGAGATCGTCCTCGGGCGGGCGTCAGGGGAGACCAGAAGCCGCCACACCGCCGCCAGGTGGGAGGACGGGAGCCTCACCGGGGAGATCACCGTCATCACCGGCGACGGCGAGGAGCGTGTGCTCCAGGGGCGGGCGACGCCCCTGCGGGGGCCGGACGGGGAGACCGTCGGCGCTATCGAGTCGCTCCGCGACATCACCGAGATCCGCGCCGGAGAACGGACGCTGCACGAGGCGAATGCCCTCCTCGAATGGACGATCGACGCCCTCCCCGAGATCGTCGGGATCATGCGCCCCGACCGCCGGGTCATCCGCTACAACCGGGCCGGCTACGAGGCCCTCGGGATGACGCCGGAGGAGGTGGCGGGAAAACCCTGCTACTCCCTCATCGGCAGGGCCCGCCCCTGCGAGGCCTGCGCCACCGAGATGGCCCTCAAAAGCAGAAAACCAGAGACGATCGAGAAATACGTCCCCGAACTGGACCAGCACCTGCGATGCACGAGCGTCCCGATCATCGACCGGGACGGGGAGGTGTGCCTGGTCGTCGAGCAGCTCGCCCCGGTCCCGGCCGGGGAGCCGGGGGAGGGCGAAGCGCCCGACGACGCTCTCACCGGCGCTGGTACTTCCTGA
- a CDS encoding DUF5683 domain-containing protein: MASPLVAVVLSFFIPGLGQFYTGQMVKAIVLFVLAVVFGGLSTIMIGIPFYLLVWLYSMYDAYTAAKESA, from the coding sequence ATGGCATCCCCCCTTGTCGCTGTCGTCCTCTCGTTCTTCATCCCGGGCCTCGGCCAGTTCTATACCGGGCAGATGGTGAAGGCCATCGTCCTCTTCGTGCTTGCGGTCGTCTTCGGCGGCCTTTCGACGATCATGATCGGCATCCCGTTCTACCTGCTGGTCTGGCTCTACTCCATGTACGACGCCTACACCGCGGCAAAAGAGAGCGCATAG
- a CDS encoding potassium channel family protein, with the protein MAATTTRLRINLAILAAVVVIGTAGFVFTEGLSPLDAVYFCIVTVATVGYGEIHPVTAAGKVLAILVIVAGVGTFVGVIANLFETWMERRERQERKRKVNMLVGIFFSTTGTTLLRTFARSDPLIGTIREGLMVTADWSAKDFARMKKVVLTHASGPAASDLDLKEIRTFLDEKKDFLLRLMENPLLLEDEGFTGVLHAVFHLADELSYRDDLAALPETDLAHLSGDLGRAYRAMMHGWLGYMEHLQATYPYLFSLAARTNPFNPEASAIVE; encoded by the coding sequence ATGGCCGCGACCACCACCCGTCTGAGAATCAACCTCGCCATCCTCGCCGCCGTCGTCGTCATCGGCACCGCCGGTTTTGTCTTCACCGAGGGGCTCTCCCCCCTCGACGCCGTGTACTTCTGCATCGTCACCGTCGCCACCGTCGGCTACGGCGAGATCCACCCGGTGACCGCGGCCGGGAAGGTGCTTGCAATCCTGGTGATCGTCGCCGGGGTCGGCACCTTCGTCGGGGTGATCGCAAACCTCTTCGAGACCTGGATGGAGCGAAGGGAGCGGCAGGAGCGGAAGAGAAAGGTGAACATGCTCGTCGGGATCTTCTTCTCCACGACAGGAACGACGCTCCTGAGGACGTTCGCCCGGTCCGACCCCCTGATCGGGACGATCAGGGAAGGGTTGATGGTGACGGCGGACTGGAGCGCAAAAGACTTCGCACGGATGAAAAAGGTGGTGCTGACACATGCGTCCGGCCCTGCTGCGTCTGATCTCGACCTCAAAGAGATCCGCACCTTCCTCGATGAGAAAAAGGACTTCCTCCTGAGGCTGATGGAGAACCCCCTCCTCCTGGAGGACGAGGGTTTCACCGGGGTGCTCCATGCCGTCTTCCACCTTGCAGACGAACTCTCGTACCGCGACGACCTCGCCGCCCTCCCGGAGACCGACCTCGCCCACCTCAGCGGCGACCTCGGGCGGGCATACCGTGCAATGATGCATGGATGGCTCGGCTATATGGAGCACCTGCAGGCGACCTATCCGTACCTCTTCTCCCTTGCGGCGCGGACGAACCCGTTCAACCCCGAAGCGTCGGCGATCGTCGAGTAG
- a CDS encoding TMEM175 family protein, translating to MMEGNDRPESIGFSKSRFEALTDGIFAIAMTLLVLGLAVPAAGTIRTSTGLIEALMGLFPDFVHYVIAFFILHGMWVSHHVLSRRMAFIDRRFLEINLWLLMAICLIPFTTSFSGDFEDISLAAVVLEANLLVVGILLLLQWQYVARTPHLLSPEFTPSGLAVGMQKTAVTPAVSVLGIALALLGVTWSTAVYLLIPVIFWAMKTPRLRREAK from the coding sequence ATGATGGAAGGAAACGATCGCCCCGAGAGCATCGGGTTCTCGAAGTCCAGGTTTGAGGCGCTGACCGACGGCATATTCGCGATCGCCATGACCCTTCTCGTCCTCGGGCTTGCGGTCCCTGCCGCGGGGACGATCCGGACGTCGACGGGCCTCATCGAGGCCCTTATGGGGCTTTTCCCGGACTTTGTCCACTACGTGATCGCCTTCTTCATCCTCCACGGCATGTGGGTCTCCCACCACGTCCTCTCCAGGCGGATGGCTTTTATCGACCGCCGGTTTCTGGAGATCAACCTCTGGCTGCTGATGGCCATCTGCCTCATTCCCTTCACCACCTCGTTTTCAGGGGATTTCGAGGATATTTCTCTCGCCGCCGTTGTCCTGGAGGCAAACCTCCTCGTCGTCGGCATCCTCCTCCTCCTCCAGTGGCAGTATGTCGCCCGCACCCCGCACCTCCTCTCCCCTGAGTTCACGCCGTCCGGTCTCGCCGTCGGGATGCAGAAGACCGCCGTCACCCCGGCGGTCTCCGTCCTCGGCATCGCGCTCGCTCTCCTCGGGGTCACCTGGAGCACGGCGGTGTACCTCCTGATCCCGGTGATCTTCTGGGCGATGAAGACTCCGCGCCTGCGGAGGGAGGCAAAATGA
- the larC gene encoding nickel pincer cofactor biosynthesis protein LarC → MRALLIDPRTGGISGDMLAAALADLTGSAEPLERLGAAIAALPGCAEFSVRLEEADGGVRARRLAFKVREKPAGSDGDLAAALAQVAASVGLSAWGRERAERVLGDLLAAERRLHPTGFSRHAVASADTIFDILAPLLLIEEAGLAGCQVHATPPALGGGLIPTGGGTVGGPAPAALEICAAHRIPVAESSLSMELTTPTGAALLANLAVVADRFPAMTPIRTGYGAGTRPNGAGANILRVVECETSDLVEERIVLLETNLDDISGEVVAHALGRLLEEGAIDVFVTPAIGKKNRPVQVISVITDRERYARLLTVLMEETGTLGVRVREEPRLVADRRRETVEVVVGGRTFPVRVKTSRACGRVIAVKPEYEDMRQIARERGITLREVAREVERCLPAPGGGGDQE, encoded by the coding sequence ATGAGGGCACTGCTCATCGATCCTCGCACCGGCGGGATATCCGGGGACATGCTCGCCGCCGCCCTGGCCGACCTGACGGGATCGGCCGAGCCCCTCGAACGGCTTGGCGCAGCGATCGCCGCCCTTCCCGGGTGTGCGGAGTTCTCGGTGAGGCTGGAGGAGGCCGACGGCGGTGTCAGGGCCAGGCGGCTCGCCTTTAAGGTGCGCGAGAAGCCCGCGGGATCGGACGGGGACCTCGCCGCCGCCCTGGCCCAGGTGGCCGCTTCGGTCGGGCTCTCCGCATGGGGGCGGGAGCGGGCGGAGAGGGTCCTCGGCGATCTTCTCGCCGCCGAGCGGCGCCTCCACCCCACGGGTTTTTCGCGGCACGCCGTCGCCTCGGCCGACACGATCTTCGACATCCTCGCCCCCCTCCTCCTGATCGAGGAGGCCGGGCTTGCCGGGTGTCAGGTCCACGCCACCCCGCCGGCCCTCGGGGGCGGGCTGATCCCGACCGGCGGCGGGACGGTCGGCGGCCCGGCGCCTGCGGCCCTGGAGATCTGTGCGGCGCACCGGATCCCGGTCGCCGAAAGTTCCCTCTCGATGGAGCTGACGACGCCGACCGGCGCCGCCCTCCTGGCGAACCTCGCCGTCGTGGCCGACCGTTTCCCGGCGATGACGCCCATCCGCACCGGCTACGGGGCCGGGACCCGCCCGAACGGCGCCGGCGCCAACATCCTCAGGGTCGTGGAGTGCGAGACGAGCGACCTCGTCGAGGAGCGGATCGTCCTGCTGGAGACGAACCTGGACGATATCAGCGGCGAAGTGGTCGCCCACGCCCTCGGCCGCCTCCTCGAGGAGGGGGCGATCGATGTCTTCGTCACCCCGGCGATCGGGAAGAAGAACCGCCCGGTCCAGGTCATCTCGGTGATCACCGACCGGGAGCGCTATGCACGCCTCCTGACCGTCCTGATGGAGGAGACCGGCACCCTCGGGGTGCGGGTGCGCGAGGAGCCGCGGCTGGTCGCCGACCGGCGGCGGGAGACGGTGGAGGTCGTTGTCGGGGGACGCACCTTTCCCGTGCGGGTGAAGACCTCGCGGGCCTGCGGGCGGGTGATCGCCGTCAAGCCCGAGTACGAGGACATGCGGCAGATCGCCCGCGAACGCGGGATCACCCTCCGCGAGGTGGCGCGGGAGGTGGAGCGGTGCCTCCCCGCTCCCGGAGGAGGGGGCGACCAGGAGTGA
- a CDS encoding ABC transporter ATP-binding protein, with protein MYHSPMEERAAISARGLTKRFGDAEAVRGIDFTVLEGEAFGFLGPNGAGKTTTMRMIQCASPRSGGDLRVLGMDPDMHPREIKALLGIVPQENNLDPDLTGRENLVSYARYFGIPRAAAEERVEDLLGFVQVREKADVVIESLSGGMRRRLILARALVNDPAILILDEPTTGLDPQARHQIWEKLRALQREGRTIALTSHYMEEAERLCDRLVIMDEGRILTRGAPADLVRSRIGRYVIETEPTDPVRACLGRHGIRYEEGGGSIQVPVEDPAAVSKALLDECGAIRLSTRPATLEDVFLTLTGRRLRE; from the coding sequence ATGTATCACTCCCCCATGGAGGAGCGCGCCGCCATCTCTGCACGGGGCCTGACCAAACGGTTCGGCGATGCCGAGGCTGTGAGGGGGATCGACTTTACCGTCCTCGAAGGCGAGGCATTCGGCTTTCTCGGGCCGAACGGCGCCGGAAAGACCACGACGATGCGGATGATCCAGTGCGCCTCGCCCAGGAGCGGCGGCGACCTCCGCGTCCTGGGGATGGACCCGGATATGCACCCGCGGGAGATCAAGGCCCTCCTCGGGATCGTGCCCCAGGAGAACAACCTCGACCCGGACCTCACCGGCCGCGAGAACCTCGTCTCCTATGCCAGATACTTCGGCATTCCCCGTGCCGCGGCAGAAGAGCGCGTGGAAGACCTCCTCGGATTCGTGCAGGTGCGGGAGAAGGCGGACGTCGTCATCGAGAGCCTCTCCGGCGGGATGCGGCGGCGTCTGATCCTGGCCCGCGCCCTGGTCAACGATCCTGCGATCCTGATCCTGGACGAACCCACCACCGGCCTCGACCCGCAGGCCCGGCACCAGATCTGGGAGAAACTCAGGGCGCTCCAGCGGGAAGGGCGGACGATCGCCCTCACCAGCCACTATATGGAGGAGGCCGAACGCCTCTGCGACCGGCTGGTGATCATGGACGAAGGACGGATCCTCACCCGGGGCGCTCCGGCCGACCTGGTCAGATCGCGGATCGGCCGGTACGTGATCGAGACCGAACCGACCGACCCGGTCCGCGCCTGCCTGGGGCGGCACGGGATCAGGTACGAGGAGGGGGGCGGGAGCATCCAGGTCCCGGTCGAGGACCCGGCGGCGGTCTCGAAGGCCCTCCTGGACGAGTGCGGGGCGATCCGCCTCTCGACCCGGCCCGCCACCCTGGAAGACGTCTTTCTCACCCTCACGGGAAGGAGGCTGCGGGAATGA
- a CDS encoding cupin domain-containing protein has product MHPSGQRIGSSMLIRDIRNGSYARAKDRSVLCELLHPAHERECTNRYSLAHAVVPHGEATLPHRLKTSSETYYILAGEGQMHIGDESAPVREGQVVSIPAGATQWIENTGEGDLVILAIVDPMWSEGDEEIL; this is encoded by the coding sequence ATGCACCCGTCAGGGCAGAGAATAGGATCGAGCATGCTGATCAGGGACATCAGAAACGGATCATACGCCCGGGCAAAAGACCGCTCGGTCCTCTGCGAACTCCTCCACCCGGCACACGAACGGGAGTGCACAAACCGCTACAGCCTCGCCCACGCCGTCGTCCCCCACGGCGAGGCGACCCTGCCGCACCGGCTGAAGACCTCGTCCGAGACCTATTATATCCTCGCGGGGGAGGGGCAGATGCACATCGGCGACGAATCCGCGCCGGTGCGGGAGGGGCAGGTCGTCTCTATCCCGGCAGGCGCCACCCAGTGGATCGAGAACACCGGCGAGGGCGACCTCGTCATCCTTGCGATCGTCGATCCGATGTGGAGCGAAGGGGACGAGGAGATCCTCTGA